The Octopus bimaculoides isolate UCB-OBI-ISO-001 chromosome 1, ASM119413v2, whole genome shotgun sequence genome contains the following window.
gttttctgtgaAGCTGGGAAAGACTTTGTGTTTGAGCTCATCCACAGAATTAACAACAGAGAAAAATGGCCACACTTCCATTTGTCCTGCAGCGTCGAGAGGCACCTTGCCATCATCAAGTGTCAAAATGTCCTGTGCAAACTTTGCGGACATTTGGTCGCCATGTAGCTGAGCTCTCATGTTAGTGGTAAGACTGAGGATCATAACATGATGCCACAAGGTAGAGGACTTTAGGCATGCTTGGACCTCATCTGCTCTAGTGCCTTTCGGAATGACAGGAAGAGTTTGCTTGAAATCACCTGACAACAGAAGCGTTACACCTCCTATTGGAGCCTGACAGTCTCGGATGTCTTTCAGGGCTCTATCTAATGCTTCCAAAGTTCCCTTGTGAGCCATGGTGCACTCATCCCAGACAATTAGATGACACCTTTGAAGTACCTGCCCCTGATCTGAgcttttgttgatgttgcatGAAGGCATCTCGGATGCTGCTAAATTGAGAGGGAGTTTAAAAGTGGAGTGTGCTGTCCTGCTACCAGGTAACAAAGTAGCAGCAGTCCCAGAGGAGGCAACAGCTACTGCAATGTCCTGATGCTGCCTAACTTCTGCAAGGAGAAGCTTTGTAAGAAATGTTTTTCCTGTCCCTCTAGGAGCATCAAGGAAGAAGAATCGTCACTCGCATTGGCGTACACTGTTAAGAATAGTTGTGTAGGCCAGCAGCTGGTCCAGAAGTAATTTAGGCTCGTTTTCAACAATGTGCTTTGAAAGCACTTGAGTGTCGTAGGATGTTTCACAAATGACAGCAGTGGGAAGGCTATTTGACCCTGACTTGAAGGTTTATGGCAGGCCATATGTGGACAATTCATTTCCACCCAGTGTAGCAATTCTGTCTTCAATGTCAATGAGAGTTTTGTTGTAGACTTCATTGCTGATACCCTCCATGTCCGGATAGAGCCGTTGAGCTTGCCGCTGAAAGTCTTCAGCCATGTTGTCCCTGTACTTGAGCCATAGAGTTGCAAGATCACACAGTTCGCATGTCTGTAGTAATACTGCAAATAGTGCCCTGAGACTTTTAGGTGATTGTGATAAAGCAGCCTCTCCCAAAGTTGCATCCCATTGTGCACCATC
Protein-coding sequences here:
- the LOC106874240 gene encoding ATP-dependent DNA helicase PIF7-like codes for the protein MPSCNINKSSDQGQVLQRCHLIVWDECTMAHKGTLEALDRALKDIRDCQAPIGGVTLLLSGDFKQTLPVIPKGTRADEVQACLKSSTLWHHVMILSLTTNMRAQLHGDQMSAKFAQDILTLDDGKVPLDAAGQMEVWPFFSVVNSVDELKHKVFPSFTENNKSTKIVIAVANVM